The following are encoded in a window of Fulvia fulva chromosome 7, complete sequence genomic DNA:
- a CDS encoding Eukaryotic translation initiation factor 4 gamma — translation MSSAVSATPNPVNASQHATQDTPAIANGTTSSSSGAVPAQLPVRSYANATKTATPTHPAGASAPAHNAKPASDNTQMNGTAAQGGSQPANGMNGHASDHTRKTSVVISASGASGSYPNGGPVQNSNSRPAINFGSMGAHGAESQGSAPFAPNNASLPTPASNPRVTSPAHSPSPIPQPAASGGRPPSINATNNGGLNFGAMSADTEMMRGQGNMGPVPAHERRPSSHSMQNEHSNQGVNMSRSPFPASGGSGRGRGAFNPGQQPFMGSPSTGYRQMAGQPPRGPMPPQFGQQGGPPGSPFRGAARMSPAPMHAQPHYQQQHMGANQQMQYGGYPQHMNHQQQAMYGMPNFDPSQGYYQPYYPQNYYGQPPQSPRPGYPTPFTMPPNAQQPPFHPPGTPGAADMNRTGSQTSNRPTSAIGHPQTPAQNPAAPSHTPNASQSSAFQRPKKSSAIKITDASGNAVDFKKSAPSPNPQAQPGTPVIVSTPSNPTPPPRAPSTQHNRTESKTQQDPEKTKNEFVERVKRQAEENKRKEAEEEKAKGGKDASNAKAKERAASEEAAQNKIEKATAEAEEAAAKAASDKKAVDDAAAAKKATEDDEAEKTRKQQEEDERLEREIAEMEAAEKEEEERERAYSEKKAKQKAEQAAKEAERAKQQDEELKRQEREAEAREEARDREREGGAATDADEEKKALFAQLNKHPELGSAPESGADTPASDDTPAEASGESETPAAAPARCGAQKPKPAHLKLETNKQVERAEPTPGMQALKSARFLELKEDAKYPDGFKSPNPALNESRQKGKAYDKDFLLQFQNVFKEKPSVDWDLKVKETLGPSDEPGSARPGSARTPSGAMSRGGSNRPGAGGAFGAMGGAMGSFAGPMGGNARGTTSEQRFAMSNQMPGAPRPGGMAPPMGGRQPSNLGMGAPGAMMSRTNSSFNMAGGIGPGSPRNPSARGGKGSSKRDNPSRRQESDMAAKMPLTANKELAPLEKSSSGWKPTSIGQAASAGPDPSGNMAPDMVQRKVKAALNKMTPEKFDKIADQILEIAAQSKTEQDGRTLRQVIQLTFEKACDEAHWAGMYAKFCHKMLTTMSTDIRDETIKDKNGNPVVGGALFRKYLLNRCQEEFERGWQANLPDKPEGEEEAALLTDDYYIAAAAKRRGLGLIQFIGQLYKLRMLTLRIMHECVMRLLNFEGDPDEATVENLTTLLKAVGASMEEEEQGRGLMVTYFQRIEDSIVKSDALGSRPKFMVMDLIDLRKAGWKGKDSDKGPKTIQQIHEEAEAAQAKAELERQKTQRGGRGGPMPSGRGDARNFSGGGMPPPQDYTRTNVNMDDLRRLQNRGSNPRPTGGSLGPGGGLGPSALSSGRTGSRRGAAGLGPGSTGTSRTNTPPVDKKDEPSTAQNAFSALAALDSSGEAPEETPASPPTARTEPAAQDDDANA, via the exons ATGTCCAGCGCCGTCTCAGCAACGCCAAACCCGGTCAACGCTTCACAGCACGCCACCCAAGACACGCCCGCCATCGCCAACGGTACGACTTCTTCATCGTCAGGAGCTGTGCCGGCACAGCTACCTGTGAGGTCGTACGCAAACGCTACCAAAACGGCGACTCCAACCCACCCGGCTGGAGCCTCCGCGCCCGCCCACAATGCAAAGCCAGCTTCAGACAACACTCAAATGAACGGTACTGCGGCGCAAGGAGGCTCCCAGCCAGCGAACGGTATGAACGGACATGCCTCGGACCACACGAGAAAGACGTCGGTCGTGATCAGCGCATCAGGCGCATCCGGCAGCTACCCGAACGGCGGTCCTGTGCAGAATAGTAACAGCCGACCAGCTATCAACTTCGGCTCGATGGGTGCTCATGGCGCCGAGTCGCAGGGAAGTGCGCCTTTTGCACCCAACAACGCGTCTCTCCCGACCCCAGCATCCAACCCGCGAGTGACATCCCCGGCGCACTCACCTTCGCCCATTCCACAGCCAGCGGCCAGCGGAGGACGTCCACCCTCCATCAATGCAACAAACAATGGCGGCCTCAACTTCGGCGCCATGTCTGCCGACACCGAAATG ATGCGCGGCCAAGGCAATATGGGTCCTGTCCCGGCCCACGAGCGTCGCCCATCTTCACACTCGATGCAGAACGAGCACAGCAACCAGGGTGTCAACATGTCGCGCTCTCCATTCCCAGCTTCCGGTGGCAGTGGTCGCGGTCGTGGTGCATTCAACCCAGGCCAGCAACCGTTCATGGGCTCACCAAGCACTGGCTACCGACAAATGGCTGGCCAACCACCGCGAGGCCCGATGCCACCACAATTTGGTCAGCAAGGCGGCCCTCCAGGCTCGCCTTTCAGAGGAGCTGCACGCATGAGCCCTGCGCCGATGCATGCACAGCCGCACTACCAGCAGCAGCACATGGGAGCTAATCAGCAGATGCAGTACGGCGGGTATCCCCAGCACATGAACCATCAGCAACAA GCAATGTACGGCATGCCCAACTTCGACCCAAGCCAGGGCTATTATCAGCCTTACTATCCGCAAAACTACTATGGCCAGCCACCACAGAGTCCGCGCCCTGGCTACCCGACGCCATTCACCATGCCGCCGAATGCGCAACAGCCCCCGTTCCACCCACCTGGCACTCCCGGTGCCGCCGATATGAACCGGACCGGCTCGCAGACATCGAACCGTCCAACATCTGCTATCGGTCACCCTCAGACACCCGCACAAAATCCAGCTGCACCATCGCACACTCCCAACGCTTCGCAAAGCTCTGCCTTCCAGCGGCCCAAAAAGAGCAGTGCCATCAAGATCACTGATGCTTCAGGTAACGCCGTTGACTTCAAAAAGTCCGCACCTTCACCGAACCCACAGGCCCAGCCAGGCACCCCTGTCATTGTCTCCACTCCCAGTAACCCAACGCCGCCACCACGAGCGCCCAGTACCCAACACAACCGCACCGAGAGCAAGACTCAGCAAGACCCAGAAAAGACTAAGAATGAGTTCGTCGAGCGAGTCAAGCGACAAGCTGAGGAGAACAAGCGGAAGGAGGCTGAGGAAGAGAAGGCGAAGGGCGGGAAGGATGCGTCCAATGCCAAGGCTAAGGAACGTGCCGCCTCAGAGGAAGCTGCCCAGAATAAGATCGAGAAGGCAACCGCCGAGGCTGAGGAAGCCGCCGCGAAGGCTGCTTCGGACAAGAAGGCTGTGGACGATGCTGCTGCTGCAAAGAAGGCTACCGAGGATGACGAGGCCGAGAAGACTCGCAAGCAGCAGGAAGAAGACGAGCGTCTGGAGCGTGAGATCGCCGAGATGGAAGCAGCAGAgaaggaagaggaggagcgcGAGCGGGCTTACAGTGAGAAGAAGGCCAAGCAGAAGGCAGAGCAAGCTGCGAAAGAGGCCGAGCGCGCCAAGCAACAGGACGAAGAACTCAAGCGCCAGGAGCGTGAAGCTGAGGCACGCGAGGAAGCCCGTGACCGTGAGCGTGAGGGTGGCGCTGCTACCGATGCCGACGAGGAGAAGAAGGCACTCTTTGCCCAGCTTAACAAGCATCCTGAACTCGGTTCGGCTCCAGAAAGTGGTGCAGATACACCTGCATCAGACGACACTCCTGCAGAGGCCAGCGGGGAGTCAGAGACACCTGCGGCAGCCCCTGCTCGTTGTGGTGCCCAGAAACCCAAGCCCGCACACCTCAAGCTCGAGACCAACAAGCAGGTCGAGCGAGCAGAGCCAACACCTGGTATGCAGGCACTCAAGTCAGCCCGCTTCCTCGAGCTCAAGGAGGATGCCAAGTACCCCGATGGCTTCAAGTCACCCAACCCGGCGCTCAACGAGTCCCGGCAGAAGGGCAAGGCTTACGACAAGGACTTTTTGCTCCAGTTCCAGAATGTGTTCAAGGAGAAGCCATCCGTTGACTGGGACCTGAAAGTTAAGGAGACTTTGGGTCCAAGCGACGAACCTGGCTCTGCTCGTCCTGGATCTGCACGCACACCCTCAGGTGCTATGTCGAGAGGTGGATCCAACCGTCCAGGTGCTGGCGGCGCTTTCGGCGCCATGGGTGGCGCAATGGGCAGCTTTGCTGGTCCGATGGGCGGCAATGCTCGTGGTACTACCTCCGAGCAGCGCTTCGCCATGTCGAACCAGATGCCTGGTGCACCTCGACCTGGTGGCATGGCGCCACCAATGGGTGGTCGTCAACCAAGCAATCTTGGCATGGGTGCTCCCGGCGCTATGATGTCTCGCACTAACAGCAGCTTCAACATGGCGGGCGGAATTGGCCCTGGTTCACCACGCAACCCGAGTGCGCGTGGCGGAAAGGGCAGTAGCAAACGTGACAACCCAAGCCGACGACAAGAATCCGACATGGCTGCAAAGATGCCGCTCACCgcgaacaaggagctcgcgCCACTCGAGAAGTCATCAAGCGGTTGGAAGCCCACCAGCATTGGTCAAGCGGCTTCTGCTGGACCTGACCCATCAGGCAACATGGCGCCTGACATGGTGCAGCGCAAGGTCAAGGCTGCACTCAACAAGATGACACCGGAGAAATTCGACAAGATCGCCGACCAGATCCTCGAGATTGCAGCGCAGTCCAAGACTGAGCAAGATGGCCGCACACTTCGACAAGTTATCCAGCTCACTTTCGAGAAAGCCTGCGACGAAGCTCACTGGGCTGGTATGTACGCCAAGTTCTGCCACAAGATGCTTACAACAATGAGCACCGACATTCGCGACGAGACAATCAAAGACAAGAACGGTAACCCTGTTGTCGGCGGTGCGCTGTTCAGGAAGTACCTACTCAACCGCTGTCAAGAGGAGTTCGAGCGCGGCTGGCAAGCCAACCTTCCCGACAAGCCAGAGGGCGAGGAAGAGGCTGCCCTGCTGACTGATGACTACTACATCGCAGCCGCCGCCAAACGTCGTGGTCTCGGTCTGATCCAGTTCATCGGTCAGCTTTACAAGCTTCGCATGTTGACACTTCGCATCATGCACGAGTGCGTTATGCGCCTCCTCAACTTCGAAGGTGATCCAGACGAGGCTACCGTTGAGAATTTGACGACACTTCTCAAGGCAGTCGGAGCATCAATGGAAGAGGAAGAGCAAGGTCGAGGCCTAATGGTCACATACTTCCAGCGGATCGAAGACAGCATCGTCAAGAGCGACGCCCTTGGAAGCAGACCGAAATTCATGGTCATGGACCTGATCGACTTGCGCAAAGCCGGCTGGAAGGGCAAAGACTCTGACAAGGGCCCCAAGACCATCCAGCAGATCCACGAAGAGGCTGAGGCTGCCCAGGCCAAGGCCGAACTCGAGCGACAGAAGACGCAGCGTGGCGGTCGTGGTGGACCAATGCCATCGGGTCGTGGCGACGCTCGCAACTTCTCTGGCGGCGGCATGCCACCACCACAGGACTACACGCGCACGAACGTCAACATGGACGATCTGCGCCGACTTCAAAACCGTGGTTCCAATCCCCGCCCTACTGGAGGCAGTCTCGGTCCTGGTGGCGGTCTTGGTCCGTCTGCACTCAGCAGTGGTCGCACTGGCAGCAGACGTGGCGCAGCTGGTCTCGGGCCGGGCTCTACGGGCACCTCCCGAACGAACACGCCACCGGTTGACAAGAAGGACGAGCCAAGCACAGCACAGAACGCATTCAG CGCACTTGCAGCACTTGACTCGTCAGGCGAAGCGCCAGAAGAGACTCCCGCGTCGCCGCCGACTGCACGCACCGAACCAGCGGCGCAAGATGATGATGCTAACGCCTGA